The genomic stretch TCAAACATCAACATGGTCGTCGCATTCCTGCTGCTTATTCTGGTTGCTCTGATTGGCTATGCGGTGACGTTCGGCTCGATTCCGACCACGTTTATGGCTTACGTTGAGAACATTATTCCGCTGAGTAATCCGGTAGGTCGTGAAGACGTTGCCTGGTTCCAGGGCTGGACTGTGTTCTACTGGGCATGGTGGATCTCATGGTCGCCATTCGTCGGTATGTTTATCGCACGTGTTTCCCGTGGCCGTACTATCCGTGAATTTATTGTCGCAGTGCTGCTGGTTCCGACTGCTGTCACCCTGGTGTGGATGTCAGTATTTGGTGGCCTGGCGATTGAACAAGTGGCTGACAAAATTGGTGAGTTGGGTGCTAACGGTCTGACCGACGTATCACTGGCGATGTTCCAGATGTTTGATGTACTGCCGTTTGGTACGCTGCTGTCAATTATTGCTGTTGTGCTGGTTCTGGTGTTCTTCATTACCTCATCAGACTCAGGCTCTCTGGTTATCGACAGCATTACGGCGGGCGGTAAGATGGATGCTCCGGTACTGCAACGTATCTTCTGGGCGTTGATGGAAGGCGCGATTGCGATTGCTCTGCTGTGGATTGGCGGCACGCAAGCGGTGCAGGCTCTGCAAGCAGGTGCGATCTCTACCGCGTTGCCGTTTACCTTTGTACTGTTGCTGATGTGTGTCAGTTTGGTAATGGGCATGCGGACAGAACCGTTTAAACGTTAAATTCGTTTTGTGATAAAGCCGGCATTTGCCGGCTTTTTTTTGGCCATAATAACATGACGCATGTCACATTATTGACGACCTGTTGGTTAACTCCTTAATTGGTCAAATAATATGCAATTATCTTTACATAACACGTGCAACCTTGTCATATTCCCGTTACTATCTGCGCCGTACTATTCAAACCCAACCTCTTATAAAGTAATCAGATGAAACTGACTCTTAAGCAAAAACTCATTGGAGCAAGCTTGTCAGCTGTGGTGGTCATGGCCGCCGTACTGACCTGGCTGTCTGCTGACAAATTAAGTCAACAAACTCACCGTGGCGTTCTTGATCGGGCTGAAGCGATTTCAATTGCCGCTTCAAAAGGTATTTCCGACTGGATCTCCATTCGTAAAGATATCACTTCGGCGTTCAACGATTATACCGAACAACAGGACATGGTTCCGTACCTGCAACAAGCACGTAATGCTGGTGGTTTCGACGACATCTTCTTTGGTACACCGAAAGGAGAAATGTTTCGTTCTCATCCAGAGCGTAACCGCGCCGACTATGATCCTCGTACCCGTCCTTGGTATAAAGATGCCTCAGCGGCTGGTAAACAGCTGATCACAACAGCGTATCAGGACGCGATTACTAATGCTTTACTTGTGACCATCGCTGAACCTGTGCGTCACAACGGCCAGTTTGCCGGTGTGGTTGGTTCTGATGTACTGATCGACCAACTAGTGAATGATGTTCTGGCTATTGACGCCGGTGAAAATGCTTTTGCTATGTTGATCGATACCCAAGATGGTACGTTCCTGGCTCACCCGGATAAAAAGCTGCTGCTAAAACCAGTCAACAGCGTTTCGAAAACATTCAACATGAATATGATCGAAAAAGCATCAGGCGAAAGCCGTCTGGTTGAACTTGAGCTGAATGGACGTGACTCACTGTTTTACTTCAGCAAAGTACCCAATACGCCATGGATTTTTGCGATTCAGATGGATCGTGATACTGAATTCGCGGCCGAAGATGAATTGCTGACCGGTCTGCTGATATCTGCCGTGATCGTGACCATCATTGTGGTACTGATTGTGTCATGGCTGGTGAGCTTCCTGTTCCAGGATCTGGGCCGCGTATCGCGTGCTCTGGCTGAAATTGCTTCTGGTGAAGGCGACCTGACTCAGCGTCTGGAACCGCGCAGTGACGATGAAGTGGGCCTGTTGGCCACTAACTTCAACGTGTTTGTCGGCAACATGCACACCATGATTCTCAAGTTAAGCCATGTATCACAATCTCTGTCTGAGCAGTCGAAAATGACCGCACAGCATGCAGAAGAGCGTAGTGCTCGTATCCGCATGCAGCAGGATGAAATCAACATGGTGGCGACGGCGATTAATGAGATGGCGGCGGCCACTCATGAGATTGCCCACAACTCAGAAAATACCGCTCGTCACTCAGAAGAGTCTGTAACGGCGTGCCGTGATGGTTCAAACCAGGTATCTCAGGCGCAGAACTCACTGAACTCTTTGGCGGATGAAGTTCGTCTCGCAACCAATGTTGTGACTGAACTGGAAGAGCACGGTAATCAGATCAGCACTATTTTGTCGACCATTCAGAACATTGCTGAGCAAACTAACCTGTTGGCTCTGAATGCCGCGATTGAAGCGGCACGTGCCGGTGAACAAGGTCGTGGTTTTGCGGTGGTTGCTGATGAAGTGCGTATTCTGAGTCAGCGTACCCACGCATCGACAGAAGAGATCCAAACCATGATCGAAACGCTGCAGTCTACGACTAAGAAAGCGGTGGGTATCATGAATGACAGCCGTATGCTGGCTGACACCAGTGTCGATGACTCACATGCCGCGGCAGCCAGTCTGACACAGATCCAGCATGCTGTTGAAAGCATCAGTGATATGGCCACTCAGATTGCCTCAGCGGCGGAAGAGCAGGCATCAGTGACCTCGGAAATCACCCGAAATACTGAAGGCATCCGTGATGTGTCAAATGAACT from Vibrio ostreae encodes the following:
- a CDS encoding methyl-accepting chemotaxis protein — protein: MKLTLKQKLIGASLSAVVVMAAVLTWLSADKLSQQTHRGVLDRAEAISIAASKGISDWISIRKDITSAFNDYTEQQDMVPYLQQARNAGGFDDIFFGTPKGEMFRSHPERNRADYDPRTRPWYKDASAAGKQLITTAYQDAITNALLVTIAEPVRHNGQFAGVVGSDVLIDQLVNDVLAIDAGENAFAMLIDTQDGTFLAHPDKKLLLKPVNSVSKTFNMNMIEKASGESRLVELELNGRDSLFYFSKVPNTPWIFAIQMDRDTEFAAEDELLTGLLISAVIVTIIVVLIVSWLVSFLFQDLGRVSRALAEIASGEGDLTQRLEPRSDDEVGLLATNFNVFVGNMHTMILKLSHVSQSLSEQSKMTAQHAEERSARIRMQQDEINMVATAINEMAAATHEIAHNSENTARHSEESVTACRDGSNQVSQAQNSLNSLADEVRLATNVVTELEEHGNQISTILSTIQNIAEQTNLLALNAAIEAARAGEQGRGFAVVADEVRILSQRTHASTEEIQTMIETLQSTTKKAVGIMNDSRMLADTSVDDSHAAAASLTQIQHAVESISDMATQIASAAEEQASVTSEITRNTEGIRDVSNELAEEAHDAAAQAAALSDLSGELEQEIRRFKL